Proteins encoded in a region of the Desulfuromonas acetexigens genome:
- a CDS encoding TorF family putative porin has product MKKMWVFLCAAAVFAVTCPGPSSAAVEVEGGAYVGFFDKYLWRGYDLSGSGGVIQGGMDLSHKGFTLSYWTNIQANDDKPTFKSGEATETDITLDYTFSLNDTVSLSIGNIYYNLNTDDDNGDNYPDTNEAYVGLSLNTILEPTLKVYYDWDECKEDGLFVTAAVGHGFDLAEGLSLSLGALVGYNQESDYAVGDYSDWHNYELSVGLDYAVNENVSISPSFLFSSPISDESKDRIDSETVGGITLSFAF; this is encoded by the coding sequence ATGAAAAAAATGTGGGTGTTTTTATGCGCGGCCGCGGTTTTTGCTGTAACCTGTCCCGGCCCGTCCTCGGCCGCCGTGGAGGTGGAAGGCGGCGCCTATGTCGGCTTCTTCGATAAGTATCTGTGGAGAGGCTACGATCTCAGCGGTAGTGGCGGCGTCATCCAGGGGGGGATGGACCTGAGCCACAAGGGCTTTACCCTCAGCTACTGGACCAACATTCAGGCCAATGATGACAAGCCAACCTTCAAGTCGGGCGAAGCGACCGAAACCGACATCACCCTCGATTACACCTTCAGTCTCAATGACACCGTTTCGCTCAGCATCGGCAACATTTATTACAATCTCAATACGGATGACGATAATGGGGATAACTACCCCGATACCAACGAAGCCTATGTCGGCCTGTCTCTGAACACCATTCTCGAACCGACCCTGAAGGTTTACTACGATTGGGATGAATGCAAAGAGGACGGACTGTTTGTGACCGCCGCCGTCGGCCACGGCTTCGATCTGGCCGAAGGCCTCTCCCTGAGTCTCGGTGCCTTGGTCGGCTACAATCAGGAAAGCGATTACGCCGTGGGCGATTACAGCGACTGGCACAACTATGAACTGAGTGTCGGCCTCGACTATGCCGTCAACGAAAATGTTTCCATCAGCCCGTCCTTCCTCTTCTCTTCCCCGATCAGTGACGAGTCCAAGGATCGGATCGACAGCGAAACTGTCGGTGGAATCACCCTTTCCTTCGCCTTCTGA
- a CDS encoding ammonium transporter: MKRFFKYIGFGLLLALPWPVLAEEAPLTEVAYILNTFSFLISGVLVMWMAAGFAMLEAGLVRTKNVATICLKNISLFGIAGILYYLVGYNLMYTGVDGGIMGSFGLWAADDSAALAGDYAAKYSAGSDWFFQMVFCGAACSVVSGCVAERIKLWSFLLFCVVLTGLIYPIQGSWVWGGGWLSELGFSDYAGSTLVHSVGGWAALTGAVILGARKGKYGKGGRVNPIPGSNLTLATIGTFILWMGWFGFNGGSALALGSAGSAIEQANVYINTNLAACGGMIASMILVQLLYKKVDVTMALNGALAGLVSITAGPAAPSPGGAILIGAVGGLLVVLAVPFFDKLKVDDVVGALSVHLVCGIWGTLAVPFSNSETSFLTQLLGVVAIGAFVSICSSLVWLAIKYTVGLRVSEEEEYVGSDVAEIGMEAYPYFQGRNIN, translated from the coding sequence ATGAAAAGGTTCTTCAAGTACATCGGGTTCGGGCTGCTCCTGGCCTTGCCCTGGCCGGTCCTGGCCGAGGAGGCGCCCCTGACGGAGGTGGCCTATATCCTCAACACCTTTTCCTTCTTGATCAGCGGCGTGCTGGTCATGTGGATGGCCGCCGGTTTCGCCATGCTCGAAGCGGGCCTGGTTCGGACGAAGAATGTGGCCACCATCTGTCTCAAGAACATCTCCCTTTTCGGCATCGCCGGCATCCTCTACTACCTAGTCGGCTACAACCTCATGTACACCGGCGTCGACGGCGGCATCATGGGCAGTTTCGGTCTGTGGGCGGCGGACGATTCGGCGGCACTGGCTGGAGATTACGCGGCCAAGTACTCCGCTGGTTCCGACTGGTTTTTTCAGATGGTCTTCTGCGGCGCCGCTTGCTCGGTCGTTTCCGGCTGTGTCGCCGAGCGGATCAAGCTCTGGTCGTTTCTGCTCTTCTGCGTCGTTCTCACCGGCCTCATCTATCCCATCCAGGGATCCTGGGTGTGGGGCGGCGGTTGGCTGAGCGAACTGGGGTTTTCCGACTACGCCGGCTCGACCCTGGTCCATTCCGTCGGCGGCTGGGCGGCCCTTACCGGCGCCGTCATCCTCGGTGCCCGCAAGGGCAAATACGGCAAGGGCGGGAGGGTCAATCCCATTCCCGGCTCCAACCTGACCCTGGCGACCATCGGTACCTTCATCCTCTGGATGGGCTGGTTCGGCTTCAACGGCGGCAGCGCCCTGGCTTTAGGCAGCGCCGGCAGCGCGATCGAACAGGCCAATGTCTACATCAACACCAACCTCGCGGCCTGCGGCGGGATGATTGCGTCGATGATCCTGGTGCAGCTCCTCTACAAAAAGGTTGACGTTACCATGGCCTTGAACGGCGCCCTCGCAGGTCTGGTCAGCATCACCGCCGGTCCGGCGGCCCCTTCGCCGGGGGGCGCGATTCTCATCGGCGCCGTGGGTGGTCTGCTGGTGGTACTGGCGGTCCCCTTTTTCGACAAGCTCAAAGTCGACGACGTGGTCGGCGCCCTTTCCGTCCACTTGGTCTGCGGCATCTGGGGAACCCTGGCGGTCCCCTTCAGCAACAGCGAAACCAGCTTCCTGACCCAGCTGCTCGGCGTGGTCGCCATCGGTGCTTTCGTCTCGATCTGCAGCAGTCTGGTCTGGCTGGCGATCAAGTACACCGTCGGTCTGCGGGTTTCCGAGGAAGAAGAGTATGTCGGCAGCGACGTGGCCGAGATCGGTATGGAGGCTTATCCCTACTTTCAGGGGCGGAATATCAACTGA
- a CDS encoding TraB/GumN family protein has protein sequence METENTNAPLRIQLPDKEIILIGTAHISQASVDQVRQVIETEHPDAVCVELDAQRLQSLRNRNQWESLNVIQVIKKGQAPFLMANLALASYQKRMGLQTGVKPGAELAAAADLAEEKQIPVALVDRDIRTTLLRAWRKTGLWKKMNLLATLLAGIFEKTEIDEKELERLRQSDTLSSMLEEMGTILPSVKTILVDERDTYMAHHIRNTPGKKVVAVVGAAHLPGISRQLTENISDGTIAEISTIPEKPAASKIVPWLIPALVVLLFVGGFLFGDPEKIADAALAWILATGLLSALGSLLAFGHPLTILASFLGAPITTLHPAIGVGFITGIVQAFVAAPTVRDLERVPDDMTSVRGWWGNRMTRVLLVFFFSSFGASAGTLIAFGWLKDLF, from the coding sequence ATGGAAACTGAAAACACCAACGCCCCTTTACGTATCCAACTGCCCGACAAGGAAATCATCCTGATCGGCACCGCCCATATCTCCCAGGCTTCCGTCGACCAGGTCCGGCAAGTCATTGAAACGGAACACCCCGACGCCGTCTGCGTGGAACTCGACGCCCAGCGCCTGCAATCCCTGCGCAACCGCAACCAGTGGGAATCGCTCAATGTCATCCAAGTCATCAAAAAAGGCCAGGCGCCCTTTCTGATGGCGAACCTGGCCCTGGCTTCCTACCAGAAGCGCATGGGACTGCAAACGGGAGTCAAGCCGGGGGCCGAACTGGCCGCCGCCGCCGACCTCGCCGAAGAGAAGCAGATTCCGGTGGCGCTGGTGGATCGCGACATCCGCACCACCTTGCTTCGCGCCTGGCGCAAGACCGGACTGTGGAAGAAGATGAACCTGCTCGCCACGTTGCTGGCCGGCATCTTTGAAAAAACCGAGATCGACGAAAAAGAGCTGGAGCGCCTGCGCCAAAGCGACACCCTCTCGTCCATGCTGGAAGAGATGGGCACCATTCTCCCCTCGGTCAAAACCATTCTGGTGGATGAGCGCGATACCTATATGGCCCACCACATCCGCAACACTCCCGGCAAGAAAGTCGTCGCCGTGGTCGGCGCCGCCCATCTGCCCGGCATCAGCCGACAGTTGACGGAGAACATTTCCGACGGGACCATTGCCGAGATCTCGACTATCCCCGAAAAACCCGCCGCCTCGAAAATCGTCCCCTGGCTTATCCCCGCCCTGGTCGTTCTGCTCTTTGTCGGCGGCTTCCTCTTTGGCGATCCCGAAAAAATCGCCGATGCCGCCCTCGCCTGGATTCTCGCAACTGGACTGCTCTCGGCGCTCGGTTCGCTCCTCGCCTTCGGCCATCCCCTGACCATTCTCGCGTCGTTTCTCGGCGCCCCCATCACCACCCTGCATCCCGCCATCGGCGTCGGTTTCATCACCGGCATCGTCCAAGCCTTCGTCGCCGCGCCGACGGTGCGCGACCTGGAGAGGGTGCCCGACGACATGACCTCGGTGCGCGGCTGGTGGGGCAACCGCATGACCCGGGTGCTACTGGTATTCTTCTTTTCCTCCTTCGGTGCCTCAGCAGGAACGCTGATCGCCTTCGGTTGGCTGAAGGATCTGTTCTGA
- a CDS encoding L,D-transpeptidase family protein, with protein MRLVVVLLFFFVVLFGFSPIPSHAFSLAEQVQGELVTLLEPVRATERLILASGEVRLEPSIPDFYARRQGVPLWVGNHGPLPQARILLDALRESSAEGLCPEDYHTEEIAELLALAEAMPRHGMLCEPCMMARLELLLTDAFLVYARDHLVGRMAFAHLREAPELGDNETDPALLLEESLRGNRFAETLAALVPKDPGYIRLMEQLEIYRGLATAGGWPKVEPGETLRPGMRHDRVRQIKERLQATSARVWPENEPDDLLAGELLQAVRDFQALLGLEVDGVVGPATLAELNVSVEERVRQIEWNLERWRWLPKPAPSRYLEVNIADFTMKVVDEGKTVMDMAVIVGTGYRKTPVFFGTMTYLELAPYWHVPPTILREDKLPLIRSNPGYLAQKNFEIVSWNNSAATIDPAGIDWSTVTANNFPGALRQKPGPWNPLGRVKFMFPNRLAIYLHDTSARHLFKRRVRLFSSGCIRVERPFELAHYLLEPQGWTEEELETAMNQRIPRQVSLREPLPIRILYWTAWVDDAGVMQFRPDYYQRDQDMQTALDLWRYRN; from the coding sequence CGGTTTTTCTCCCATCCCTTCCCACGCCTTCTCCCTTGCCGAACAGGTTCAAGGTGAGCTGGTCACGCTTCTTGAGCCGGTCCGTGCCACCGAAAGGCTGATCCTTGCCTCCGGCGAAGTCCGCCTAGAACCCTCCATTCCCGATTTCTATGCCCGACGTCAAGGTGTGCCACTTTGGGTCGGCAATCATGGGCCTTTGCCCCAAGCCCGGATATTGCTCGATGCCTTGCGCGAGAGTTCGGCGGAAGGCTTGTGTCCGGAGGATTACCACACCGAGGAAATTGCCGAACTGCTGGCCCTGGCCGAGGCAATGCCCCGTCACGGCATGCTCTGTGAACCCTGCATGATGGCCCGTCTCGAACTTTTGTTGACGGATGCCTTTCTCGTCTACGCGCGGGACCATCTGGTGGGACGTATGGCCTTTGCTCATCTGCGCGAAGCGCCGGAGCTCGGCGACAATGAAACGGATCCGGCGCTTCTGCTGGAGGAAAGCTTGCGGGGAAATCGCTTCGCCGAGACGCTGGCGGCTTTGGTGCCGAAGGATCCAGGATACATCCGGCTGATGGAGCAGCTTGAGATTTACCGGGGCTTGGCGACGGCGGGGGGCTGGCCGAAGGTCGAGCCGGGGGAAACCCTGCGCCCCGGCATGCGCCATGACCGGGTGCGGCAGATTAAAGAGCGTCTGCAGGCGACCTCGGCTCGGGTCTGGCCGGAAAACGAGCCGGACGATCTGTTGGCTGGGGAGTTGTTGCAAGCGGTGAGAGATTTTCAGGCGCTGCTCGGGTTGGAGGTCGACGGGGTGGTTGGGCCAGCGACGTTGGCGGAACTGAACGTGTCGGTGGAGGAGCGGGTGCGGCAGATCGAATGGAATCTGGAGCGCTGGCGTTGGCTGCCGAAGCCGGCGCCATCCCGTTATCTCGAAGTGAATATCGCCGACTTTACCATGAAGGTAGTGGATGAAGGGAAGACGGTCATGGACATGGCGGTGATCGTCGGCACCGGGTATCGCAAAACTCCGGTCTTTTTTGGAACGATGACCTATCTGGAGCTTGCACCCTACTGGCATGTCCCGCCGACTATCCTGCGTGAGGACAAGCTGCCGCTGATCCGCAGTAACCCGGGGTATCTCGCACAAAAAAACTTTGAAATCGTCTCCTGGAACAATTCCGCAGCGACCATCGATCCTGCCGGCATCGACTGGAGTACGGTGACGGCGAACAACTTTCCGGGCGCGCTGCGCCAGAAACCCGGCCCCTGGAATCCTCTGGGGCGGGTCAAGTTCATGTTTCCCAACCGCTTGGCCATCTATCTGCACGACACCTCGGCCCGCCATCTCTTCAAGCGCCGAGTCCGGTTGTTCAGTTCCGGCTGTATCCGGGTTGAGCGTCCTTTTGAACTGGCCCATTATCTGCTCGAACCCCAGGGCTGGACAGAAGAAGAGTTGGAGACGGCGATGAACCAGAGGATACCCCGGCAGGTCTCTCTCAGAGAGCCTCTCCCCATCCGAATTCTCTACTGGACCGCCTGGGTCGATGACGCCGGCGTTATGCAGTTTCGCCCGGATTACTATCAGCGGGATCAGGATATGCAGACGGCGTTGGATCTCTGGCGGTATCGGAACTGA